A genomic segment from Comamonas terrigena NBRC 13299 encodes:
- a CDS encoding NADH:flavin oxidoreductase/NADH oxidase → MSALFSPIAFGPLQLANRIVIPPMCMYSAQDGLANDFHVMHYGNLSQSGAGLLVLEATAVEARGRISAHDLGLWSDAHTDALRPVVHHMRRFSPMPVCIQLAHAGRKASCRRPWEGGGALPADDAQAWPTVSASAIPFAPTDPQPQAASLQDIAEITQAFVDAALRARQLGLDAIEIHAAHGYLLHQFLSPLSNQRTDQYGGSLDNRMRLTLEVFEAVRTAVDASMAVGVRISATDWMEPAGWDLAQSQHLAQELAARGCDFLHVSSAALHPDQKIPVGPGYQVPLAEALKDRLEGRMPVIAVGLITDPQQAEHIVQTGQADAVGIARAMLYQPRWPWEAARQLGATVHAAPQYLRCQPHGAKKLFQA, encoded by the coding sequence ATGTCTGCCCTGTTCTCCCCCATCGCCTTCGGCCCGTTGCAGCTGGCCAACCGCATCGTCATTCCCCCAATGTGCATGTATTCCGCGCAGGACGGGCTGGCCAACGACTTTCATGTGATGCACTACGGCAACCTGTCCCAGTCGGGAGCCGGTCTGCTGGTGCTGGAGGCCACGGCAGTGGAAGCGCGCGGGCGCATCAGTGCCCATGACCTGGGGCTGTGGAGCGATGCCCATACCGACGCATTGCGCCCGGTGGTGCACCACATGCGCCGTTTCAGCCCTATGCCGGTGTGCATACAGCTGGCCCATGCCGGGCGCAAGGCCAGCTGCCGCCGCCCCTGGGAGGGTGGCGGAGCGCTGCCGGCGGACGATGCCCAGGCCTGGCCCACGGTCAGCGCCAGCGCCATACCTTTTGCCCCCACCGATCCGCAGCCCCAGGCCGCGTCACTGCAGGACATTGCCGAGATCACCCAGGCCTTTGTGGATGCCGCCCTGCGCGCCCGGCAACTGGGACTGGACGCCATCGAGATCCACGCCGCCCACGGTTATCTGCTGCACCAGTTCCTGTCGCCGCTGTCCAACCAGCGCACCGACCAGTACGGCGGCAGCCTGGACAACCGCATGCGCCTGACGCTGGAAGTGTTCGAGGCCGTGCGCACCGCCGTGGATGCGTCCATGGCCGTGGGCGTACGCATCAGCGCCACCGACTGGATGGAGCCTGCCGGCTGGGACCTGGCGCAGAGCCAGCACCTAGCCCAGGAACTGGCCGCACGCGGCTGCGATTTTCTGCATGTCTCCAGTGCCGCGCTGCACCCGGACCAGAAGATTCCGGTGGGCCCCGGCTACCAGGTTCCGCTGGCCGAAGCACTGAAGGACCGCCTGGAAGGCCGCATGCCGGTGATTGCCGTGGGTCTGATCACCGACCCGCAGCAGGCCGAGCACATTGTGCAGACCGGCCAGGCCGATGCAGTGGGCATCGCCCGCGCCATGCTCTACCAGCCGCGCTGGCCCTGGGAGGCTGCACGCCAGCTGGGTGCCACCGTGCATGCGGCACCGCAGTATCTGCGCTGCCAGCCGCATGGGGCCAAAAAACTGTTCCAGGCATAG
- a CDS encoding TolC family protein gives MQDHSVSLSWLPLARRAALVLGTGAVLTGCASFNAQPLTDDELRSQVQADRQQLTQDVAPLPAIVTLEEAIARAIKYNAVQRLRAMEEAVAQGTYQVSKFDMLPKLVASAGYRYRDEELITRSQDSVTGRPSLANPYISTDREATLYSLGFSWSLLDFGQSYYAARQNADRALIAEERRRKALHNLVQEVRTAYWRVAAHQALQAPLRTASQAADLALTDVRKVEAEKLRSPVEPLRYQRQLLENLRLLEVIEQELSPARLELAALMGMAPGQAATAWRVAEPAQGTSSTWLQRPVEDMEALALVRNPDLRESQYGARIAREETKRVMLRMFPGLSFNYAANHSTDSFLINDSWREAGLQISFNLLGLLSVPAQKRLADAGVALADQKRMATQMAVLSQLHIARLQFANAAHQYERADAIAAVDQRLAEHVDNLVKVDKQTRQDSVAQQTASILSTLRRYQALAALQSAGSRLQATLGLEPVIEGSDKLPLPELTSAVGQALQRWEAGQLQ, from the coding sequence ATGCAAGACCACTCTGTTTCCCTCTCCTGGCTGCCTCTGGCACGCCGCGCCGCCCTGGTTCTGGGCACGGGCGCTGTGCTCACCGGCTGCGCCAGCTTCAACGCCCAGCCCCTGACCGACGACGAGCTGCGCAGCCAGGTGCAGGCCGACCGCCAGCAACTGACGCAGGACGTGGCCCCGCTGCCCGCCATCGTCACGCTGGAGGAAGCCATTGCCCGCGCCATCAAGTACAACGCCGTGCAGCGCCTGCGCGCCATGGAAGAGGCCGTGGCCCAGGGAACCTACCAGGTCTCCAAATTCGACATGCTGCCCAAGCTGGTGGCCTCGGCGGGCTACCGCTACCGTGACGAAGAGCTGATCACCCGCAGCCAGGACTCGGTCACCGGTCGTCCCTCGCTGGCCAACCCCTATATCTCCACCGACCGGGAAGCCACGCTGTACTCGCTGGGCTTTTCCTGGAGCCTGTTGGACTTCGGCCAAAGCTATTACGCCGCCCGCCAGAACGCCGACCGTGCGCTGATTGCCGAAGAACGCCGCCGCAAGGCCCTGCACAACCTGGTGCAGGAAGTGCGCACCGCCTACTGGCGTGTGGCCGCCCACCAGGCGCTGCAGGCGCCGCTGCGCACGGCCAGCCAGGCTGCGGATCTGGCGCTGACCGACGTGCGCAAGGTCGAAGCCGAAAAACTGCGCTCGCCGGTGGAGCCGCTGCGCTACCAGCGCCAGTTGCTGGAAAACCTGCGCCTGCTGGAAGTGATCGAGCAGGAGCTCTCGCCCGCGCGCCTGGAACTGGCGGCCCTGATGGGCATGGCCCCCGGCCAGGCAGCCACGGCCTGGCGCGTGGCCGAGCCTGCGCAAGGCACGTCCTCCACCTGGCTGCAGCGCCCAGTGGAAGACATGGAAGCGCTGGCCCTGGTGCGCAACCCCGACCTGCGTGAAAGCCAGTACGGTGCCCGCATTGCCCGCGAAGAGACCAAGCGCGTGATGCTGCGCATGTTCCCCGGCCTGTCCTTCAACTACGCCGCCAACCACAGCACAGACAGCTTCCTGATCAACGACAGCTGGCGCGAAGCCGGGCTGCAGATCTCGTTCAACCTGCTGGGTCTGCTGTCGGTGCCGGCGCAAAAGCGCCTGGCCGATGCCGGTGTGGCCCTGGCCGACCAGAAACGCATGGCCACGCAGATGGCGGTGCTCAGCCAGCTGCACATCGCCCGCCTGCAGTTTGCCAACGCTGCCCACCAGTACGAGCGCGCCGACGCCATTGCGGCGGTGGACCAGCGCTTGGCCGAGCACGTGGACAACCTGGTCAAGGTGGACAAGCAGACCCGCCAGGACAGCGTGGCACAGCAGACCGCGTCCATCCTGTCCACGCTGCGGCGCTACCAGGCGCTGGCGGCGCTGCAGTCGGCAGGTTCGCGCCTGCAGGCCACGCTGGGGCTGGAGCCGGTGATCGAAGGCTCTGACAAACTGCCGCTGCCCGAGCTGACCAGCGCCGTCGGCCAGGCGCTGCAGCGCTGGGAAGCGGGGCAGCTGCAATGA
- a CDS encoding efflux RND transporter periplasmic adaptor subunit — protein sequence MMRLQGLRSGALGMACCGVVLAAGAQTAPAPPTSTTAPVAKKPAAALPGVGSALEQRDIRAQLAPRRYTTLAAEIGAKVQRLPVVEGAAFRRGQLLVQFDCSLQQAQLNKAQAGVDATEKTWRANQRLAELNSVGKIELDTSHAEWNKARADLSANRSLLGKCQISAPYAGRIAEQKIREQQYAQPGQALLDIIDDSVLELEFLVPSRWLSWLQQGTAFEVRIDETGKTYPAKVQRLAARVDPVSQSIKVNAAIHGKFPELIAGMSGQVLMAPPAQK from the coding sequence ATGATGCGATTGCAAGGGTTGCGCAGCGGCGCACTGGGAATGGCCTGCTGCGGTGTGGTGCTGGCGGCGGGTGCGCAGACAGCGCCGGCGCCTCCCACTTCCACGACTGCCCCTGTCGCCAAGAAGCCTGCAGCCGCGCTGCCGGGCGTGGGCAGTGCGCTGGAGCAGCGCGACATCCGCGCCCAGCTGGCGCCGCGCCGCTACACCACCTTGGCCGCCGAGATCGGTGCCAAGGTGCAGCGCCTGCCGGTGGTGGAAGGCGCAGCCTTCCGCCGGGGCCAGTTGCTGGTGCAGTTTGACTGCAGCCTGCAGCAGGCCCAGCTGAACAAGGCCCAGGCCGGTGTGGATGCGACCGAGAAAACCTGGCGTGCCAACCAGCGCCTGGCCGAGCTGAATTCGGTGGGCAAGATCGAGCTGGACACCTCGCATGCCGAATGGAACAAGGCCCGCGCCGACCTGTCGGCCAACCGCAGCCTGCTGGGCAAATGCCAGATCAGCGCGCCCTATGCCGGCCGCATTGCTGAGCAAAAAATCCGCGAGCAGCAGTACGCCCAGCCTGGTCAGGCTCTGCTGGACATCATCGACGACAGCGTGCTAGAGCTGGAGTTTTTGGTGCCTTCGCGCTGGCTGAGCTGGCTGCAGCAGGGCACGGCCTTCGAGGTGCGCATTGACGAAACCGGTAAGACCTACCCCGCCAAGGTGCAGCGCCTGGCCGCGCGGGTGGACCCGGTGAGCCAGTCCATCAAGGTCAACGCCGCCATCCACGGCAAGTTCCCCGAGTTGATTGCCGGCATGAGCGGGCAGGTGCTGATGGCGCCGCCTGCGCAGAAGTAA
- a CDS encoding Ig-like domain-containing protein: MTAHNRPFWRRLAQAAAKPATVRAAASAHTAPAGLVSPMRPLALEQRFMFDGAGAADAAHAVVDGATATDAAADTAGALRHALMAEAPAVGSPRQEIAFIDGQVQDYQQLLAGIKPGTEVVVLDPKSDGLKQISGYLAGRSGIDAIHIVSHGLSGQVTLGSLTFDKASLDARATDLAQIGQSLDVDGDILFYGCDVGSGAAGQAFINQIAQFTGADVAASNDVTGSTSQGGDWTLEVTSGSIEAVTPFSVSAQQAFGGRLFAGTLNFSGPDTYLGMTVTDGQANSIDIPGVVIEIYSADSGNTNSNSPWEYYSTFFGPNSDGIVDSSGDGTPIIIIRSQNGADFSFTGIKIVDYLGTHPQITFEAFRDGVSQGSVTLATDSLDYISDFTQSNGLTASIFQNVDEIRISDPSSGNGNLYVALDNIGFADVPRPALVSATFSDNNLKIGETSSVTFTFNMAVTGFTTADLIVPNGSINGLSSSDGGLTWTGLFTPDASVTDSTNVITVNLSGVTGVSTSLAGIGAADSSNYAIDTLAPSVTSVTSSTANGTYKAGDVISVQVSFFENVTVTGTPQLTLETGSTDRVINYTSGSGTNTLTFSYTVQAGDASLDLDYISIGALALNGGTVRDAAGNDATLTLAQPGTSGSLGANKSLIIDAVPPTTTVSSLNFSNDTGSSGSDFITNVASQTISGTLSANLQSGEAVYVSINNGATWTAASATVGQNSWSLAGVTLSTSSTLRVKVSDAAGNDGTVHSQSYTYDTTSPTTSFSGLTFSNDSGTFGDFITNNASQTITATLSASLAAGDVLHGSLDGGNTWSDITSKVSGTTLSWNGVTLAGSGSLQLRVMDAAGNTGPVRSQAYVLDTGVPSAPSTPILNGASDTGISNGDGITSDTTPTFTGVAESGSTVKIYDGATLLGSVTATGGTWSYTTTTLSEGSHSITATATDAAGNVSAASAGRVVTIDATAPSVSMVVVPANATYFTGDTLSFSVSFSESVTVDTGGGTPRIALTVGSSTRYASYVSGSGSSTLVFSYTVVNGDTDSDGITVGALSANGGTLKDAAGNDASLTLNSVGSTAAVLVDGVQPGITSVSATTSDGSYGAGQTIFITVSFSTAVDVSTTNGLPTLALSSGGVASYTGGSGSATLTFSYTVAAGQNSADLDVASTHALQLNGATISEAGGSHSAASIVLAAPGTAGSLGANKAIVVDTSAPTASVQNVSFSSDTGPSSSDLVTSDPSQTISGTLSASLGSGEYVEISLDNGNSWQSASSSANSWSLAGQTLTGSGTLQVRVSDAAGNHGAAFSAAYVLDQTAPTVSITSSASSLKAGESATITFTFSEPPVNFRAADLTVSGGVISGFSATANPLVYVATFTPTAGVSNGSAVVSVAGGGYTDVAGNLGYGAASVAIAVDTLTPSLAISSNVASLKAGETALITFTFSEAPRGFDSGDVSVQGGVLSGWAATANPLVYTAVLTPVQGVDSGSLTVTVAPGSYTDAAGNPGQGGSTPNIAYDTLAPSATVVSVRFSDDTGVSSSDLITRTASQTIDGMLSAPLVSGESVQVSLDGGATWMSAGSVGSDSWSLGVVLTGSGVLQVRVVDAAGNAAAAFYRPYVLDQSPPTVVISSNVATVNGVTPALITFTFSEHPMGFSAGNITVSGGTLSGLTATSNPLVYTATYTPVSGVASGSATIAVNGYTDAAGNSGSSGAIPSLQIDTVAPSATANGVMFINDSGINGDLITNVALQTISGNLSAPLVAGDEVQISLDNGASWMTVDTSIGDISWSFIATLNPGSNTLRVRVSDAAGNHSTVYAQAYAYDDTAPVATLTPLQTDSLTPTLTGTSALAAGDTMTVTVGGATYQVTPVSGAWSLDLATAVPISGVLALAAGQQYSVGIATLDVAGNQGSSSSTLTIRVPPTTPVTPSLPEPPIVPVFPSTPVLTDPSLPLAVFPPDMADTPIPGGPAAPWILPQSSVGSDIGISWPGQTPPTVLDTLPSFGPLSPMQQTPDVGLTSAEGFQIVALPGMQGSNAPVAYKSIPDVVASSGERIAVQISSDAFAYADGNAVVTLSARMADGTPLPGWLRFDARTGRFEGTPPPGFEGTLSVRVTVRDSEGRVATQVFKLVVSKDASKTAFWHGDGSAPAGRASLSEQLRSARGAAARLAVLS; the protein is encoded by the coding sequence ATGACCGCCCACAACCGCCCCTTCTGGCGCCGCCTGGCGCAAGCTGCTGCCAAACCTGCGACTGTCAGAGCCGCTGCATCTGCCCACACCGCCCCAGCCGGGCTGGTTAGCCCCATGCGCCCCCTGGCGCTGGAGCAGCGCTTCATGTTCGACGGCGCGGGTGCGGCCGACGCTGCGCATGCAGTGGTGGACGGCGCCACGGCCACCGATGCCGCGGCAGACACCGCCGGCGCGTTGCGCCATGCGCTGATGGCAGAGGCACCTGCAGTCGGCAGCCCGCGGCAAGAAATCGCCTTTATAGATGGTCAAGTCCAGGACTACCAGCAACTGTTGGCGGGGATCAAACCAGGCACCGAGGTGGTGGTGCTCGACCCCAAGAGCGATGGCCTGAAGCAAATCAGCGGCTACTTGGCGGGACGCTCCGGCATCGATGCCATTCATATCGTCAGTCACGGGCTGTCCGGACAGGTGACGCTTGGCAGCCTTACCTTCGATAAAGCAAGCTTGGACGCACGTGCAACCGACTTGGCACAGATCGGGCAGAGCCTCGATGTCGATGGCGACATTCTCTTCTATGGCTGCGATGTCGGCAGCGGTGCCGCCGGACAGGCGTTCATCAACCAGATCGCCCAATTTACCGGCGCAGATGTAGCCGCCTCCAACGATGTGACCGGCTCCACCTCCCAAGGCGGAGACTGGACACTGGAAGTCACCAGTGGCTCGATCGAGGCAGTAACACCATTCTCCGTATCGGCCCAACAGGCCTTCGGTGGGCGGTTGTTCGCGGGGACGCTCAATTTTAGCGGCCCGGATACATATCTCGGCATGACGGTAACGGATGGGCAAGCCAATTCCATTGACATTCCCGGTGTAGTGATCGAGATCTATTCGGCGGATTCGGGTAATACGAACAGTAACTCTCCGTGGGAGTACTACAGCACCTTCTTCGGTCCAAACTCTGACGGAATCGTCGATAGCTCTGGTGACGGAACGCCGATCATCATCATCCGCAGCCAGAACGGAGCTGATTTCTCCTTCACCGGTATCAAGATCGTCGACTATCTGGGCACTCATCCGCAGATCACCTTCGAAGCCTTCCGTGATGGTGTCTCGCAGGGTAGCGTGACGCTGGCGACGGACAGTCTCGACTACATATCCGATTTCACCCAATCCAACGGGCTGACCGCGTCGATCTTCCAAAACGTCGACGAGATCCGTATCTCGGATCCCTCTTCCGGCAATGGCAATCTGTATGTCGCGCTCGACAACATCGGCTTCGCCGATGTGCCGCGCCCCGCCCTGGTGTCGGCAACGTTCTCCGATAACAACCTGAAGATCGGCGAGACCTCCTCCGTCACCTTCACTTTCAACATGGCGGTGACGGGTTTCACTACTGCCGACCTGATCGTGCCCAACGGCAGCATCAACGGCTTGAGCAGCTCCGATGGAGGCCTCACCTGGACCGGCCTGTTCACCCCCGACGCAAGCGTCACCGACAGCACCAACGTCATCACCGTTAACCTCAGCGGTGTCACTGGAGTCAGTACCTCCCTTGCAGGTATCGGAGCCGCCGACTCCAGCAACTACGCCATCGACACCCTGGCACCCAGCGTCACATCGGTGACCTCCAGCACTGCCAACGGTACCTACAAGGCAGGGGATGTGATTTCCGTACAGGTGAGCTTTTTTGAGAATGTCACTGTCACCGGCACCCCTCAGTTGACGCTGGAGACTGGCAGTACTGACAGGGTGATCAACTACACCAGCGGTTCGGGCACCAATACGCTGACCTTCAGCTATACCGTGCAAGCTGGCGACGCCAGTTTGGATTTGGACTACATCAGCATTGGAGCCCTGGCGCTCAATGGAGGCACGGTCCGGGATGCTGCAGGCAATGACGCCACGCTAACCCTGGCACAGCCGGGGACATCGGGCTCATTGGGAGCGAACAAAAGCTTAATCATCGATGCGGTCCCGCCGACCACCACGGTGTCCAGTCTCAATTTCTCCAACGATACGGGGAGTTCAGGCAGCGACTTCATCACCAATGTTGCCTCGCAAACCATCAGCGGCACGCTGTCAGCCAATCTGCAGTCTGGTGAGGCGGTGTATGTCTCCATCAACAACGGCGCGACGTGGACTGCCGCCAGCGCTACCGTGGGCCAGAACAGCTGGTCACTGGCTGGCGTCACACTGAGTACTAGCAGTACCCTGCGCGTAAAAGTCAGTGATGCCGCTGGCAATGACGGTACGGTGCACTCTCAGTCTTACACCTACGACACCACGTCACCCACTACCAGCTTCAGCGGCCTGACTTTCTCCAACGACAGCGGTACCTTCGGCGACTTCATTACCAACAACGCCAGCCAGACCATCACTGCCACGCTGAGTGCCAGCCTTGCCGCTGGCGACGTTCTGCATGGTTCGCTGGATGGTGGCAATACCTGGTCCGACATCACCAGCAAAGTCAGTGGCACGACGTTGAGCTGGAATGGCGTCACCCTGGCAGGCAGCGGCTCTTTGCAGCTGCGGGTGATGGATGCCGCTGGCAACACGGGACCCGTGAGAAGCCAAGCCTACGTGCTGGATACCGGCGTGCCCAGCGCTCCATCTACGCCGATACTGAACGGCGCCAGCGATACCGGAATTTCCAATGGCGATGGCATCACCAGCGACACCACTCCGACCTTCACCGGCGTGGCCGAAAGCGGCAGCACCGTGAAGATCTATGACGGCGCCACCTTGCTGGGCAGCGTGACCGCTACCGGTGGCACCTGGAGCTATACCACCACCACGTTGAGCGAAGGCAGCCACTCCATCACCGCCACCGCCACCGACGCAGCAGGGAATGTGTCGGCTGCTTCTGCAGGCCGGGTGGTGACCATCGATGCGACAGCACCTTCCGTGAGTATGGTCGTGGTACCCGCCAATGCCACCTATTTCACGGGCGATACCCTGAGCTTCAGCGTGAGCTTCAGTGAATCGGTCACGGTTGACACCGGTGGCGGTACGCCCCGCATCGCGCTGACGGTGGGCAGCAGCACGCGCTATGCCTCCTATGTTTCGGGATCCGGCAGCAGTACGCTGGTGTTCAGCTACACCGTAGTCAACGGCGACACGGACAGCGATGGCATCACCGTGGGCGCACTATCGGCCAACGGCGGGACACTGAAGGATGCTGCGGGCAATGATGCCTCCCTGACGTTGAACAGCGTCGGCAGCACCGCTGCTGTGCTGGTGGACGGAGTGCAGCCCGGCATCACCAGCGTCAGCGCCACAACCAGCGACGGCAGCTATGGTGCCGGCCAGACCATCTTCATCACAGTCAGCTTCAGCACGGCCGTGGATGTCAGCACCACCAATGGCCTGCCGACGCTGGCACTCAGCAGCGGGGGGGTAGCCAGCTATACCGGTGGGTCGGGCAGTGCCACGCTGACCTTCAGCTATACCGTGGCCGCAGGGCAGAACAGCGCCGACCTGGATGTGGCATCGACCCATGCGCTGCAACTCAATGGCGCCACCATCAGCGAAGCTGGTGGCAGCCACAGTGCAGCATCGATAGTGCTGGCTGCCCCAGGGACGGCCGGATCGCTGGGGGCGAACAAGGCGATTGTGGTTGACACCTCGGCTCCGACCGCCAGCGTACAAAACGTCTCTTTCTCTTCGGACACTGGGCCCAGTTCCAGCGATCTGGTGACCAGCGACCCAAGCCAGACCATCAGCGGCACATTGAGTGCCAGCCTGGGCAGTGGCGAGTATGTGGAAATTTCGCTGGACAACGGGAACAGTTGGCAAAGCGCGTCGTCTTCTGCAAACAGCTGGAGCCTGGCTGGTCAAACATTGACTGGCAGTGGCACCTTGCAGGTGCGCGTGTCGGATGCCGCAGGCAATCACGGCGCAGCATTCTCTGCTGCTTATGTGCTGGATCAGACAGCACCTACAGTCAGCATCACCAGCAGCGCGAGCTCACTCAAAGCCGGAGAGTCGGCGACCATCACCTTTACCTTCAGTGAGCCTCCTGTGAACTTTCGTGCCGCTGATCTGACGGTGAGTGGCGGCGTGATCAGCGGCTTTTCCGCCACGGCCAATCCACTGGTCTATGTGGCGACCTTCACACCAACAGCGGGAGTAAGTAACGGTTCCGCCGTGGTGTCCGTGGCTGGCGGCGGATACACCGATGTCGCGGGCAACCTGGGCTATGGAGCTGCATCGGTGGCCATTGCTGTTGATACGTTGACCCCTTCATTGGCCATCAGCAGCAATGTCGCAAGCCTGAAAGCAGGCGAAACAGCCCTAATCACGTTCACCTTCAGCGAAGCGCCACGGGGGTTTGACTCCGGTGATGTGAGCGTACAGGGTGGGGTCTTGAGCGGCTGGGCAGCTACCGCCAATCCCTTGGTGTATACGGCAGTCCTGACGCCTGTGCAGGGGGTGGACTCGGGATCTTTGACGGTGACTGTGGCGCCGGGCAGCTATACCGACGCTGCAGGCAACCCAGGCCAGGGAGGCAGCACGCCGAACATCGCCTATGACACGCTGGCCCCCTCTGCGACAGTGGTCAGCGTCCGGTTTTCCGATGATACGGGCGTCAGCAGTAGCGATCTGATCACGCGTACTGCCAGCCAGACCATTGATGGCATGCTGTCGGCGCCCTTGGTGTCGGGGGAGTCGGTGCAAGTTTCGCTGGATGGAGGTGCCACGTGGATGTCAGCGGGGAGTGTCGGCAGCGACAGCTGGTCATTGGGCGTGGTGTTGACGGGCAGTGGTGTGCTGCAGGTGCGTGTGGTCGATGCCGCAGGCAATGCCGCTGCGGCGTTCTACCGTCCTTATGTGCTGGATCAATCGCCCCCTACGGTGGTGATCTCCAGCAATGTGGCGACGGTCAACGGTGTGACGCCAGCGCTGATTACTTTCACCTTTTCCGAGCACCCTATGGGATTTAGTGCTGGCAACATTACGGTGTCTGGAGGGACTTTGAGTGGTTTGACGGCCACATCCAACCCCTTGGTCTATACCGCCACATATACACCGGTAAGCGGCGTCGCCAGCGGCTCGGCCACTATCGCGGTCAATGGCTACACCGACGCTGCAGGCAACTCCGGCAGCAGTGGCGCCATTCCCTCGCTGCAGATTGATACGGTGGCACCGTCCGCAACAGCAAATGGGGTGATGTTCATCAATGACAGTGGTATCAATGGTGACCTGATTACCAATGTGGCATTACAAACCATCAGCGGCAATTTGTCTGCCCCACTGGTTGCCGGTGACGAGGTTCAGATTTCTCTGGACAATGGGGCAAGCTGGATGACGGTGGACACTTCCATCGGAGATATCAGTTGGTCTTTCATTGCAACGCTCAATCCAGGCAGCAATACGTTGCGGGTCCGGGTGAGCGATGCCGCAGGCAACCACAGTACTGTGTATGCACAGGCCTATGCCTATGACGACACTGCACCAGTGGCAACACTCACACCCCTGCAGACGGACAGTTTAACCCCGACCCTGACCGGGACCTCAGCACTCGCAGCAGGGGATACCATGACGGTGACCGTGGGCGGAGCGACCTATCAGGTCACACCCGTGTCCGGGGCATGGAGCTTGGATCTGGCAACGGCAGTGCCGATCAGCGGTGTACTTGCCCTGGCGGCCGGTCAGCAGTACAGCGTGGGCATTGCGACCCTTGATGTCGCAGGCAATCAGGGCAGCAGCAGCAGCACCTTGACGATCCGTGTACCCCCAACGACACCGGTGACGCCCAGCCTTCCAGAACCACCTATCGTGCCGGTGTTCCCTTCCACTCCTGTGTTGACAGACCCTTCGCTGCCCCTCGCCGTGTTCCCTCCTGACATGGCCGACACCCCCATCCCTGGCGGTCCCGCAGCACCGTGGATACTGCCGCAGTCCAGCGTGGGCAGCGATATCGGCATCAGCTGGCCGGGGCAGACGCCACCGACGGTGCTGGACACCTTGCCGAGCTTTGGGCCGCTGTCGCCGATGCAGCAGACGCCGGATGTCGGTCTGACCTCTGCCGAGGGCTTCCAGATTGTGGCGCTACCTGGCATGCAAGGCAGCAATGCACCGGTGGCTTACAAGTCGATCCCGGATGTGGTGGCCAGCAGCGGCGAGCGGATTGCGGTACAGATCAGCAGCGACGCGTTTGCCTACGCCGATGGCAATGCGGTGGTCACACTATCGGCCCGCATGGCGGATGGCACACCGTTGCCAGGCTGGTTGCGCTTCGATGCCCGCACCGGGCGCTTTGAAGGCACACCACCGCCCGGCTTTGAAGGTACGTTGAGTGTCAGGGTGACGGTGCGTGACAGCGAGGGCCGAGTCGCCACGCAGGTCTTCAAGCTGGTGGTCAGCAAGGATGCCAGCAAAACCGCTTTCTGGCACGGCGATGGAAGTGCTCCGGCAGGCCGTGCGAGCCTGAGCGAGCAACTGCGCAGTGCGCGCGGTGCTGCGGCGCGCCTGGCGGTGTTGTCCTGA